A genomic segment from Rhinatrema bivittatum chromosome 19, aRhiBiv1.1, whole genome shotgun sequence encodes:
- the LOC115080215 gene encoding gastrula zinc finger protein XlCGF71.1-like: MSTLNRHQKMHTGEKPFKCSECDKCFSQISNLKTHKTVHTGEKPFKCSECDKWFAYMSILKNHKRMHTGEKPFKCSECDKCFTHVSTLKKHKRMHAGEKPFKCSECDKCFSQISNLKNHKTVHTGEKPFKCSECDKCFAHTSTLKEHTRMHTGEKPFKCSECDKCFTQSSHLKNHKTIHTGEKLFTCSE; the protein is encoded by the coding sequence ATGTCAACTCTTAACAGACACCAAAAAatgcacactggtgagaaaccatttaaatgctctgaatgtgataaatgtttctcaCAAATATCCAATCTAAAAACCCACAAAACTGTccatacaggtgagaaaccatttaagtgttctgaatgtgataaatggtTCGCTTACATGTCAATTCTCAAAAACCACAAAAGAATGCACACTGGTgagaagccatttaaatgttctgaatgtgataaatgtttcactcACGTGTCCACtcttaaaaaacacaaaagaatgcacgctggtgagaaaccatttaaatgttctgaatgtgataaatgtttctcaCAAATATCCAATCTCAAAAACCACAAAACTGTccatacaggtgagaaaccatttaaatgttctgaatgtgataaatgtttcgctCACACGTCCACTCTTAAAGAACACACAAGAatgcacactggtgagaaaccatttaaatgttctgaatgcgaTAAATGTTTCACTCAAAGTTCCCATCTTAAAaaccacaaaaccatccatacaggtgagaaactatttacatgttctgaatga